Proteins encoded by one window of Vitis vinifera cultivar Pinot Noir 40024 chromosome 10, ASM3070453v1:
- the LOC100254564 gene encoding uncharacterized protein LOC100254564 — MAAEVGTLLRILNARKEEKLRNEATVLITRDLLGSCSKAASADLDLDLQVPTGWEKRLDLKSGKVYVQRCKSPSPKSWSEEPALRDLNVPPLNLLEDSCLELKLLPSSHYQSVCTLDKVKSALERAEKEASKKRSSPPMSLSSSLTTREEGDDEEEKQSWSLSSTSTSPASSSGMFAAGCPVCLLYVMTYRKNPKCPRCDSIVPSPSAFKKPRIDLNASF, encoded by the exons ATGGCAGCAGAAGTCGGTACTCTGCTTCGCATCCTCAACGCCCGCAAAGAAGAAAAACTCAGAAACGAGGCCACCGTCCTCATCACCAGAGACTTGCTCGGCTCCTGTTCCAAGGCCGCATCCGCCGATCTGGATCTCGATTTGCAAGTCCCTACCGGCTGGGAAAAACGCCTCGATTTGAAG TCAGGGAAAGTGTATGTGCAGAGGTGTAAATCTCCAAGCCCTAAATCCTGGAGTGAAGAACCCGCGCTTCGAGATTTGAATGTTCCGCCGCTGAATCTATTGGAGGACAGTTGCCTCGAACTGAAGCTGCTCCCTTCCAGCCACTATCAGAGTGTCTGCACTCTCGACAAGGTCAAATCCGCTCTGGAGAGAGCAGAGAAAGAGGCCTCGAAGAAGCGGTCGTCGCCTCCGATGTCGCTTTCTTCGTCGTTGACGACCAGAGAAGAGGGagatgatgaagaagagaagCAGTCGTGGTCGTTGTCTTCGACTTCCACGTCACCGGCGTCATCGTCGGGGATGTTTGCAGCGGGATGTCCAGTGTGCCTGCTGTACGTGATGACATATAGGAAAAACCCAAAGTGCCCTCGCTGCGACTCCATTGTTCCGTCTCCATCTGCTTTTAAGAAACCCCGAATTGATTTAAACGCATCGTTTTGA